From the Mastacembelus armatus chromosome 14, fMasArm1.2, whole genome shotgun sequence genome, one window contains:
- the LOC113142962 gene encoding olfactory receptor 1-like, which produces MAPDKKAATISNVTFVRPAKFYLSGFSNIPHVTYFYIFLCFVYIMTVVGNILLLLMIFLVKTLHTPKYMIVFNLALTDLCGSTALIPKVLDTFLFDNRYIVYEACLCQIFFVWFFLSVQSWTLVIMAYDRFIAICFPLRYHSIVTKPAIAAMLLLVWIVMLSLISCMVGLLDRLSFCGSLVIQSFFCDHGPTFRLACNDTSLNFIIAGVVFAVVICLPPILIALTYVCIAIALSRIASHKERVKALKTCTSHMILVAIFYLPYLGTNIAALTSSLHPNARIINSFLSHTAPALLNPIIYSLKTEEVLNSIKKLCKNNRLINLTR; this is translated from the coding sequence atggcCCCAGAcaagaaagctgctaccatatctaatgtcacatttgttcgtcctgctaaattttatctcagtggattttccaacatccctcatgttacatatttttatatcttcctgtgttttgtctatatcatgactgttgttgggaatatTCTCCTTCTCTTAATGAttttcctggtcaagactcttcatactcctaaatacatgattgtgttcaacctggctttgacagatttgtgtgggagcactgctctcatcccaaaagtcttagacacatttttgtttgacaacagatacattgtctatgaggcttgtttatGTCAAATattctttgtttggttctttCTAAGTGtacagtcatggacacttgttattatggcatatgacagatttatagcaatttgcttccctttaaggtaccatagtattgtgactaaaccagctattgctgcaatgctgctgttagtgtggatTGTCATGTTGAGTCTAATATCATGCatggttgggctacttgatcgtctctccttctgtggatctttggtgatacaaagctttttctgtgatcatGGACCAACATTTCGTCTGGCCTGTAATGACACGTCTTTAAATTTCATAATTGCAGgtgttgtgtttgcagtagtAATTTGTTTACCTCCTATATTAATAGCactgacatatgtttgcattgccatagcactgagcaggattgcatcacataaagaaagagtcaaagcattgaaaacttgtacttctcacATGATTCTCGTGGCTATTTTTTACTTACCATATTTGGGCACCAACATAGCTGCACtgacctcctccctccatcctaaTGCCAGGATCATAAACTCTTTTTTGTCACACACCGCACCAGCTTTACTAAATCCTATcatatactctttaaagacagaagaagtgctgaactctatcaaGAAACTTTGTAAAAACAATAGGCTGATCAACCTAACAAGGTGA